In the genome of Sardina pilchardus chromosome 14, fSarPil1.1, whole genome shotgun sequence, one region contains:
- the LOC134100449 gene encoding vasotocin-neurophysin VT 1-like: MSDFGLQLLCLLGLLSLSSACYIQNCPRGGKRSFPDQLPRQCMACGPGDRGHCFGPSICCGDEMGCYVGSPEAARCAEEDYLPSPCEASGKPCGPEDGHCAAPGICCDAESCVLDPDCQEESKNRPLGEQTATLMGPSPAEILMRILHASGRGRSQY, encoded by the exons ATGAGCGATTTCGGACTGCAGCTGCTCTGTCTCCTTGGTCTTCTGTCGTTGTCCTCAGCCTGTTACATCCAGAACTGCCCCAGAGGTGGAAAGCGGTCATTCCCGGATCAACTTCCCAGACAG TGTATGGCATGTGGCCCCGGCGATAGGGGGCATTGTTTTGGCCCCAGCATCTGCTGCGGGGATGAGATGGGCTGCTATGTGGGCTCTCCGGAGGCTGCACGCTGTGCGGAAGAGGACTACCTGCCATCCCCGTGTGAAGCCAGCGGAAAACCATGCGGCCCCGAGGACGGCCACTGCGCTGCGCCCGGTATCTGCTGCGACGCCG AGAGCTGCGTTCTGGACCCAGACTGCCAGGAGGAGAGTAAAAACAGACCCTTGGGTGAGCAGACTGCAACGCTGATGGGCCCGTCTCCGGCGGAGATCCTGATGCGGATCCTACATGCTAGTGGACGGGGACGGAGTCAGTACTAA